The following nucleotide sequence is from Desulfuromonadaceae bacterium.
CCGGGGGTGGGAAAGGCCAGTTGCAGGTTGATCTGTGAATCGGAATCGCGAATCCAGACCAACTCCGGCAAGGCGGTCTCGACCGGGGGGGGGAGCAGCTGCGGTGGCGGTGCCGGGGTGCCGTGCCAATCACCGAAAGCCATTTCGGCAGCGGCCACCGCCGCTTCATGTTCCACCGCCCCGGCAACGGTCAGAACGATGTTTGTGGGAGTGTAGTATTGTTGCAGGTAGTGGCGCAAACCGTCCAGACTCTGGGCACGAATGGCCTCAAGGGTGCCGATTGTCGGCAGACTCAGCGGGTGCCCCGGCCACAACAGTTGTCCGGTGAGATAGTCGGGATTGATCATCTCCCCTTTTTCATTGAGGTCTTCCATCGCCTCTTCAAGAATAATCTTACGTTCAACCTCTAAGTCTCCGAACCGGGGGCGACGGATCATGGCAGCGAAAAGTTGCGCCCCCTCCGCCAGACGGTGCGGATGCAGGCGCGAATGAAAACAGGTTGTTTCAGCGTCGGTGGACGCGTTCACCGCGCCGCCGATCATTTCAAAAGCACTTTCCAGCTCCAGACTGGTGGCATGCTCGGCGGTTCCGCGGAACAACATATGTTCAAGAAAATGCGATGTGCCTGCCGTCGCCGGCGTTTCGTTGCGACTTCCAACACCAACATAACAAACCATCTCGGCGCTGTGCAGTTGCGGTTGATTAACAGTGACGACCCGCAAACCGTTG
It contains:
- a CDS encoding insulinase family protein: MIEPFFEKTVLTNGLRVVTVNQPQLHSAEMVCYVGVGSRNETPATAGTSHFLEHMLFRGTAEHATSLELESAFEMIGGAVNASTDAETTCFHSRLHPHRLAEGAQLFAAMIRRPRFGDLEVERKIILEEAMEDLNEKGEMINPDYLTGQLLWPGHPLSLPTIGTLEAIRAQSLDGLRHYLQQYYTPTNIVLTVAGAVEHEAAVAAAEMAFGDWHGTPAPPPQLLPPPVETALPELVWIRDSDSQINLQLAFPTPGRDDERQMCFRVLRRMLAWGGTSRLMHGLRERLGLVYHVDANLSMFVDGGVFSIDLTTTPVNLVAAIGGTLSILAAVRDTPVSVEELTRVKQSYLYALDFSRDHAEEMATRYGWGELTGCVRDIEQDRHDIEAVTAADLLAVARDVFRGTLLKGAIVGLWKKTDITAVKKLLAKF